Proteins co-encoded in one Malus sylvestris chromosome 7, drMalSylv7.2, whole genome shotgun sequence genomic window:
- the LOC126629697 gene encoding glycine-rich protein A3-like, with the protein MGGGKDEKHETTEKALFSYGSGYGSYPPQGYGYPPQAHQAYPSPGGYPPAAYPSYGGYPPTSYPPAGYSGHGAPGIGMGGMLAGVPVAAAPANGANHLVHGGGAHHGYGAYHGHGGSHDFGVGHGYGHGKFQHGKFGKPFGGKFNKWH; encoded by the exons ATGGGAGGTGGAAAGGACGAGAAACATGAGACAACTGAGAAAGCACTATTTTCATATGGTAGTGGGTATGGATCATACCCTCCACAAGGATATGGATACCCCCCGCAAGCACATCAAGCATACCCTTCTCCTGGCGGGTATCCTCCAGCTGCCTATCCTTCTTATGGGGGATATCCACCAACCTCCTATCCACCGGCTGGTTATTCTG GGCATGGAGCTCCTGGTATCGGAATGGGAGGAATGTTAGCTGGGGTTCCTGTCGCAGCTGCTCCTGCGAATGGGGCTAACCATCTTGTGCATGGAGGTGGGGCCCACCATGGCTATGGTGCTTACCATGGTCATGGTGGTTCCCATGACTTTGGGGTTGGCCACGGCTACGGTCATGGCAAATTTCAGCATGGGAAGTTTGGCAAGCCCTTTGGTGGCAAGTTCAACAAATGGCATTAA